The nucleotide window AATGTCAtagaggaatcagtgagggagagtctccaccatatagactcggcagaccgatagtcaacccgtgatgaataataatgatctattttaatttttatagtacatatattgaattgtacaagtttaatctttgaattatgaacgtaggaaatgtcgtcatcggacgacgaaagtctcccgggggagtgcagctggtgcaaCGACGACCGAGGTcagtgcgacaggcctcacctggacgaagatcggcgcttcagcattaagctacAGGAGACCTTCTAtcaatttttatttctttcaatcccacttttatcaatttcatcattaagatctaaatactctgaatttttagaacgccttctaggtaaaggaagattaTATTTAGTTTCATTAAGATTCATATTGtaaaataaagatttaattggggacacatcaataacttttagatcttcatcttgattttcataggaattggaagaacatgttttaataaaggcatctttggaagcacgcatcctagcggttctttccttacactcattaattgaaattctcatggcttttagagactcattgatatcatgcttaggtggaatagatctaagtttcaaagaatcaacatcaagagcaattctatcaacgttcctagccaaatcatcaatcttaagcaatttttcttcaatcgtagcattaaaattcttttgcgaagaaataaattctttaatattagattcaaaatcagagagcatcttattataatttccataagagttattgtaagaattcccataattattagaaggattactaggataaggcctaggattaaaatttcctctataagcgttgttaccaaaattattcctaccaacaaaattcacatccatagattcattgttattctcaatcaaagtagacaaaggcatatcattaggatcagaagaaacactcttagtagcaaataatttcataagttcatccatctttccactcaacacattgatttcttctattgcatgcacttttttattagaagttctttcagtatgccattgacaataattaaccataatattatctaggtgtttagtagcatctcctaaagtgatttccataaaagtgcctcccacggccgaatctaaaagatttctagaagcaaaattcaatccggcataaaatttttgtataaccatccacaaattcaaaccatgagtagggcaattacgtatcattaatttcattctctcccaagcttgtgcaacatgttcatgatcaagttgtttaaagttcataatatcgtttctaagagagatgatcttagtgggaggaaaatacttagagataaaagcatctttgcacttgttccatgaatcaatactattcttaggcaaagatgaaaaccaagctttagcatgatctctaagcaaaaaaggaaatagcttcaatttaatgacatcattatcgacatcttttttcttttgcatatcacataaatcaacgaagctattcagatgagtagcgacatcttcactaggaaggccgatgaattgatctttcataacaagattcaacaaagcagtattaatttcacaagattcagcatcggtaagaggagcaatcggagtgctaaggaaatcattattattggtattggtgaagtcacacaatttagtattatcttgagccatcgcgacaaacaagcaatctaacacacgagcaaacaaaaagcaagtgggcaaaagaggcaaatagagagggaggatagagagagagagagagggagatagggattgcgatgggtacttggtatgttgaatttttgcgtagactccccggcaacggcgccagaaatccttcttgctacatcttgagcttgcgttggttttccccgaagaggaagggatgatgcagcagagtagcataagtatttccctcagtttttgagaaccaaggtatcaatccagtaggaggccacgctcaagtccctcgtacctgcacaaaacaatagctactcgcaaccaacgcgattaggggttgtcaagcccttcacggtcacttacgagagtgagatctgatagatataatatttttggtatttttgatataaatatgcaaagtaaaaagtaaaggcaaagtaaaaaagcaaagcaatattaaagtgatggagattgatatgatgagaatagacccgggggccataggtttcactagtggcttctctcaagagcataagtattctacggtgggtgaacaaattactgttgagcaattgacagaattgagcatagttatgagaatatctaggcatgatcatgtatataggcatcacatctgtgacaagtagaccgaaacgattctgcatctactaccattactccactcatcgatcgctatccagcatgcatctagagtattaagttaaaaacagagtaacgccttaagcaagatgacatgatgtagagagataaattcatgcaatatgaaataaaccccatcttgttatcctcgatggcaacgatgcaatacatgccttgctgccccttctgtcactaggtaaggacaccgtaagatcgaacccaaagctaagcacttctcccatggcaagaactaccaatctagttggccaaaccaaatggataattcaaagacacttgcaaagataacaaatcatacataaaagaattcgaagaagattcaaatattattcatagatagacttgatcataaacccacaattcatcagtctcaataAACActccgcaaaaagaagattacatcgaatagatgttggggaacgttgcagaaaacaaaaattttcctactcgtttcaccaagatcatctaggagttcatctagcaacgagtcattggatgcatctacatacctttgtagattgcgcacggaagcgttcaaagaacggtgatgatgtagtcgaacacgacgtgatccaaatcaccgatgaccaagcgccgaacggacggcacctccgcgttcaacacacgtacgggatgggagacgtctcctccttcttgatccagcaaggggaaggagaggttgatgaagatccagcagcacgacggcgtggtggtggatgcagggcgtcacagtagcagggcttcgcctatactacgagggagagaagtaaagggggaagagggaggcgccaaggctcaggtatgaagtccctccctctcctcaactatatataggggtgccaggggggcgccggccctagtagatgagatctactaggggggcggcggcctaggggcttgccccccaagcaagtggggcgcccccccaccctagggtttcccctcaaccctaggcCGCAGGGGGAAGGCCCTAGGGgggccccagcccactatgggctgggttccctcctacttcagcccatggggccctccgggataggtggccccacccggtggacccccgggacccttccggtggtcccggtacaataccgataccCCGAAactgtcccgatggccgaaacagcacttcctatatataattctttacctccggaccattccggaactcctcgtgacgtccgggatctcatccgggactccgaacaactttcgggttactgcatattacatatctcataaccctagcgtcaccgaaccttaagtgtgtagaccctacgggttcgggagacaatgtagacatgaccgagacgactctccggtcaataaccaacagcgggatctggatacccatgttggctcccacatgctccacgatgatctcatcggatgaaccacgatgtcgaggattcaatcaaccccgtatgcaattccctttgtcaatcgatatgttacttgcccggatcgtcggtatcccaatacctcgttcaatctcgttaccggcaagtcactttactcgtaccgtaatgcatgatcccgtgaccagacacttggtcactttgagctcattatgatgatgcattaccgagtgggcccggtgatacctctccgtcatacggagtgacaaatcccagtcttgatccatgtcaacccaacagacactttcggagatacccgtagtctacctttatagtcacccagttacgttgtgacgtttggtacacccaaagcactcctacggtatccgggagttacacgatctcatggtctaaggaaaagatactttgacattggaaaactctagcaaacgaactatacgatcttgtgctatgtttaggattgggtcttgtccatcacatcattctcctaatgatgtgatctcgttatcaatgacatccaatgtccatagtcaggaaaccatgactatctgttgatcaacgagctagtcaactagaggcttactagggacatgttggtgtctgttattcacacatgtattacgatttccggataacacaattatagcatgaataaagacaattatcatgaacaaggaaatataataataatgcttttattattgcctctagggcatatttccaacaatagatctccacaagagagggggagagaactttgtattgagattcaaagagagagaagaagtcatctagctactaactatggacccgaaggtctgaggtaaactactcacacttcatcggaggggctaggatgatgtagaagccctccgtgatgacgtcctctttcggcggagctccggaacaggccccaagatgggatctcgtggatacagaaagttgcgacggtggaattaggtttttggctcctggttctgatcgtttgggggtacgtgtgtatatataggaggaagaagtacgccggaggagcaacgatgggcccatgaggcagggggtacgccctaggggggcgcccccccaccctcgtgaccacctcttttgttccttggagcagggtccaagtctcctggatcacgttcccgaagattttattccgtttggactccgtttgatattccgtttctccgaaatactgaaataggcaaaaaaacagcaattctaggctgggcctccggttaataggttagtcccaaaaataatataaaagtggaaaataaagcccaatatagtccaaaacaatagataatatagcatggagcaatcaaaaattatagatacgttggagacgtatcagaccttcgatgttgaaatgATACGCAACGACGAAAAgtgtttttttcataattaagcatgacttcaactatttcaacgtgtaattttcatcttttacaatttgaGTAGCTTATctcatgccatgcaagacgctatgtcttggagaggatggattttgaagaccatggaaattttgaaacaaagaaaattcacctaaggacccatcatgatgtggattttgaagtaaatctgtataattctgagagcgtaacccattttggttgcaaaaattgggaagcactttgcaagatgtatggtttttatgagggtatgcttgtcaccatggatcttggtgatcctgacatcgaccaagacaatatggacatttgggcccttgttgatacgcttccaattctaccgctatgtgagtttctcaaacatagttattaactaatttatattgttcatttcaaaatagttgacaacttattttcattgttcaaacaatgtgcggaacatggtagacagaacctactacaccgatggctctgatTAACTTATCAGAAGAAAAATCATCTGGCCGCAttttgtactgatcttgagaattacaatatctattataaaactcctccacattatggtcaatacgtgccactagtgcacgtgttgaactacagtaacatccatggagatgccatggtaagatttttttactattatgacattcgtgcatcttttgcataaattcttttaaaacttaactacattgctaactacaaagttattactatgtttttcaaccgAAAATCCCGaatgattgtgtgcctcatctgatgtatcagaatgatcgccttgatgttttgaacatatggccaggtcatcctacgaatctcacctgtccatatcggatttctaaaagaagtggagacatgaaaatcagagaatggaaaaaatgtatggtcagtcgtaaggaggtacttggaagcaacattgtgcgaaGCGCAAGAATTAAAGACAAGATgactccattctccataatggagagtcagggcctatattgttttatgttattttaccttaaagagggtatttaggtcctacctaatactgatgatcatgtgctaagaacaatttttgggttggttcgatgactatgaggatgatgatcgtatcacttgttattaataacgagtagaaattgtatgatgatgattagtaggacttgttattatgatgatgcatgatgcgagCATGGAGAGTTTTTTATATATcagtgggtgaaatgaacatggattggattgaagtgaaggcaacatgtggtgcatgtcaaaagtagtactaatccaaacttgatcaagttaggatattagtattactttcgacatgcaccacacaTGTTGCATTCACTTCAATCTAAGCCATgtttaggcatagcagtagcattggtaaaccaagcacggagataagagagaacacttctctctattagctagctaatacCCTAAATTAACCCCTCAAAACCCCCTAAACCACCCTCTTTAAAAAAACTCAGCTCCTGCCagctgctgacgcgtggatgcattttggtcccggttggtgctaccaaccgagaccaaagactctcctgcctgggctcgccgcagcggccacgtggaggcccatctgtcccggttggtgtaagaaccgggactaaacgtgtagggctttagtaccgaccctttagtcccggttccccaaccgggacaaatgggccctacgaaccgggacaaatggccttttttctactagtgaaacTAATTCCCGTGAACCAAACATGTTGTGATAATACAGTTCATCATACTTTGGTGGATTTCTTGCAACACATTCATTCTTAACGATGTTTTTCAAAATTTGTgtatatatttttatttttcagAACATTTTAAATATTCTTTATACTTTTTTtgttttccttgctcttttttctCTTCGCTTCCCCGAATGGGCCTAGGCCCAATAGGGTGACCGGCCACACAACCAAAGGGAGCATCTTGGGGTGTGCATGTTTGGTCGTGCTTCGACGCCTTGCACACTGAATAGGAACTCCCGAGAGTGTGGGTTATTTCGCATCCGGGAAAAGGGCAAACTTGCTTTCTGCTTCGTGCGTTAGTGAGGGGGTGGCGCTAGCTTGCTGGTTCTGTGTCGAACAATCGGGTCGTCGCTTTCTCCATCTTCCCCTTCAGGCTCCTCGAGCGGTGGATGCACGATGGAAGAGTGGCGTAGTGCTAGCACTGGGGAGAGCTAAACGGAAATACCAAGCGCTAGAGACCGAATCTAACATGAGCTCCTGTTGGAGAGTCGGTGTAGCTAGGCCCTGTGACAGATGATCTAACCTAAAAGATTAGGAGGCGACTAGGCCGGGAGATTGGAGTCCTTTTGAGGACGAAATCCCGTGTAAGGAAAGTGATTATGAGAGGCAAAGACACAAGTGAATTGAacttgtgggggggggggggcggacaTGTGCTAGCAAAGTGGCAAAGTTGGAGAAAAGGAGGCCCATTTTGGTGGTCAACTCGATTTATGTAGAATGAATACTGGCTATATATTCAAACACAAACAACTAGCGGTGAAAACACCAAAGTGAACATTATAAAGTGAATAAATTAGAATATTTTTGATTCTTCGATTTTCGGTGTAAAAAATGCTCACCTCTAATCATAacagcaaaaaaataaaaaaaactcaCGACCATGGAATGGGATGGCAAAGCGCGCGTGACCCTCTAGTACTTAGGAACCATGCTTAATTAGACGGCACACGCTGCGTGTCAATTTTACTAACCCTGTTGTTATGCTTTAGTTATGCCCTTTTTTAAAAATGTATGCTACTTTTTGTTTGTCTTATCTTTTTTTATCTATGAAAGATAGAATAGGATAAGTGTTTGACTACAACGGGAAAGGAAATGGGAGTTTAGAAGTGGGATTTATTGAAGGATTAGGCTTGGGACGTTGATTTTTAGACCTAAACTAATGTTTGATGTGTCGTGCAAAAAATTTTTTTTGCGAGGGCTATGTGTCGTGCAAATTAATGAGTGAATTAGAGAGGAAGTATTATCCCACTTGAATTAACAGGACGAGGCAGGGAAGAGATACATGGAAATTGGTCTCTTAATTCTCTTTCCCTTCTCATCCCCTTGCCCTCCAACCAAACAATGGATTATATGCCACGTCCCTCTGAAATTCCCATTCCTATATAACTAATTCCCCGGAACCAAACAGGATGTGAGATAATACAGTTCATCATACTTTTGGTGGATTTCTTGCGACGGATTCAAAGGCCATATCCAACTGGTCAAAGAGAGCTCAAGGACATGAAGTCAATCCACAGGTTGTTCATGGCCTGCCCTGCCCATAACTGATGCAGGGGAGACAGGGAAAATGAACTAAGCATCCATTGAAACTGCCATATCTCTTTGCCCTAAAAATTAATTATTTAACTGGAACAGCAGACGATTTCTCATCCTGACACTGAAAAGACAAGCAGATGTTCAtcgcaaaagaaaaaaagagggaAATGGTAAGCAGCTCTTGATGCTGATAGTCTGAATGGAACAGCCTGTGTTTGAACAGTGCAAAGAGCTCCCTTTTATATTAACAACTGATCTCTCAAAAGTCGACTAAAAAATATTTTTATGGTGATGACAGTGAATCCATTGAGGTGCAGTAATAAATATCCATAGACAATGCCTAATTGAGGTGCTGCTTGCTACAGATATTACAGGTTTCTGAAATTGTGTAGCATAGCATGCAAACTCTACTTGCTGTAGACTGCCGCATCCAGATAAGGGGATGGATCACTAGATCCAACATCTCAAACTCATCTGCTGCTCCTACCTATCTTGCAGCATTATTCCCGCGCCTGTTCAGGtaagaaataaaaaaaattgttaggATAAACATAAATGGCTGTCGTCGGTAATCATGGATAATTCCGTGCAATTTTTTGCTTAATTTTTAGTGACAACAGTGGACAAGCCAATGGAAACTCAGTTTAACAGACCTACAATATTTTAAAATAATAATAACTTGCTTATGTGCAGTACCTATTGTCAATATGGGTTGCTTCATCTCTTTCTCTTCCCCTACTGGAAGGAGCACATGTTGCTGAACACCAATTGATTGAGCAGTTCCTGTCTTTGCTCTCCCACTGATTGCATCAGGTAACTGCCACTGTCCTGAAAAAATGATGCACGGGAAGTTGGGGTAAAACGGACGCCATGCATTACTAATTTGGGGCTTTGCTTGCACATATGGTCTAGCAAGTGAGAGGAATTGAAGGGCATGCATGCCAACCTGAGACTGGGACTGAGAGAAAGAGATGCCCCCCTGGCCTTGCAGCGAGTAGGATGCGGTGTCCATCATGGCTTGAGATGCAGCTGGGGCAGGCACTGCAAGGGCTTCCTGCTGGAACATGCCTCCAATCTTCTGAAGAAGCAACATTTTGCAAAAAGACATTTTTAAATATCTTGAGATCAATGTACAGATGTATTTAGTCAGTGCAAATTATCTTTGTTGCCCCATACTTGTGCCTGGTCATGGAGGCCATCACTGTCCAGCCCAAATCCATACAACACTGGGCTCATGGAAGCAATCCTCATGGACAGGAACTGCACAACAAGTACAACAGTGAACTTCTCATTACATTAATGTGATTTGGTCAGCGACACTCAAAAAGGAAAATGTCAAATTAAGCATCAGGTGTTCCTTGACATCTTTCTCTCTTTTGTTTTTCCCATTTGGCTTAATTACCTCAACTTGGTTCTGCAGGGACTGCACATAATTGATGATCTCATCCAAAACGAGTGCCTTTCCGGTGACCTGCACAAAAGCAACATTTGTTTCCTCTCAAAGTTAGAGCCCtgcacacatgcatgcacgcaccAAGCAAGACATGTAAATGACAACAGAAACAGGCTAATTTTGACCTTGTCACAGCCAGGGACCAGTGTTTGCAGCAACCTCATCCTCTCACTGATCCTCTCCCTCCTCACCTAGAGAAAGAGAAAGGCCACCAAGATCAATAAGATGCCAGGAGAAAGAGAAATGCGTGTGTACGTGTGCGAGCTTGCTGTACATACCCTCTCTGCAAGGCTGTGGCTATCTGTTGCCTGCCCTCTCCTTGCCCTCACATGGATGTATCCCTTGGGCGCCTCCTCCTGGTCCTGCTCGGTGCTGCTCTTCTCCCTCTTCCTCCTACTCTTGCCATCCTTGCAGTCCTGGTAATTGCCAGATCAAGGAAATACAATTCTTAATCGCAAAGTTAATTACATACAAAGTGGATGGCAAATGGTAGTTAATTACTAATTGGTCAGTACCTTGGAGTGAGCAGAGCTAAGTGTGGTGCTGTCATCTGTGGCTTTCCTCTTCCTGTCCACAGATGCACTGGCCTGTAGAGAGGCATTGTCGAGAACTGCAGAGGAGCTCTCCCGCGAGGCATCCTCCACCATGGCCGCACATGCATTTGCTGGTGCTGGAGGCTGGCCATGGCTGGTTTGGTTGTAAAGCAAGAAGCTCGAGATGTTCGGGGTGGAGGCGTCATTGGTGGTGAAGACTGCGGGCATCTTGAGGAGAGAGTGGTGGTGGGTTGAGGAGAAGTCTGCCATTGTTGGACTAGGCCCTGTGCCTGAATCTCCCCGATGGGTGTGTGATGGAAAGCTTGGTGGTTTCCACGGGGGAGAGGAGGAGTACCACCTGTTGCTTGTTGGCAGAGGGTAGAGTGGAGAAGGAAAGTTGGCTTGTTCCCTGGTGAATGCTCATACCGACTTATATAAAAGCTGAGAGGAGGCTGAGACAAGGAGGGAGAAAggggtagagagagagagatgataAGACCAAATCATTTAATCTCTATTGATGGATAAGTTGGCAGTGGGCAGTGTTAAGAGAGGGTCCCTGTGTGTTGGGCCAGTTTCTTTCTGGTAACAAAATTTCAGTATGCCGACTTTGACTACAATCATCTAGTGGTGGGTAACCATTTCCCCCATGGCTAACTAACATTCCGAGGAAACAAACTGAATCCTGAACCCCAACTCAACAAAGTCTTTGCCAACTCAATGCTCAAAATGTACCCGTCTCTGCATTTTGTTTCATGCGCACAACTTCCTTCAGAAGTAAATATTCACCCTTACAAAACAGTGCAATGTAACAGTAGATGATCTCTACCCGTAGCATTAACTGAACCTTCAAGGCCAAGAACCAAATTTCTTTGCGGTACCACTGAGAGAAAAATGTCTCTGCTACAGTACATTCCCTCCCTCTCTAGGCTCATTTTATTTCACAGGCAAGTATACGTATGGGAGCAGCTACCGATCCCACACCGAATCACTGCACGGTATACTCTGGAAAATAATTTCCTCAAATGCAATGGTGCAAAACAAAGTTCCAAGTGCAGAGAGGTTAAATGGGAACGAAATAAGAGGGCTCTGCATGCCTCATTAACTTCAAATTGATCAAGTCACTACAGTGGATAATCACTGCAGATTAAGTCATTAGTATCCAAATACTAACAAATTTCACGTCAGTGGTCCCTGCTTTGGCCAGGCCCTACCATGGCAGCGGCTAGCTAGCAGACATGTCAGCCTTGCGCTTCAGTAGTAGGGCAAAAAGATGACAGGATATGCATGGTTTGGTAACTAGAATCATCCCAGCATTGATTGCTGAAGAAGCGAGCGAGTGTAGATCCTGGGAAGTAATTGCAAGCAGTGGTCATTTGTTAGTGGATTGAGAGAACCATACAGATGGAAGGATCCAAGAGCTAGCCATCTAGCTAGCCCTCTGAAGACTGAACTTTTCTGAAACATGCACGCaaatatatatacatacatatatgtttttttttggaaaaggaggatgacccccggcttctgcatctgggagatgcatacggccactttattgattattctcgaggaccttacaaagtattacaacaatgtgcctgaatccaccatcttggcaacatatgccgctactcctatccaaaatgatgaaggggtgctagctgggccactacccaaaccactcacctaagcctaacatcAAAAGCCGGAAGCCAAAACTCATTCGgaagccccagccgagccacataccgggtctggggcacaatccggtcagacgcactcgtgtgtcgtcgccgccatctcCACAGGTCTTCAGATCATATTGAGGTTTCTACCTTGTCTGGCCACTCTGCTATCGAcgtcaccatgacgccagacagcaACCTCCTCCTGCGCGAGCCCATCTCCGCACGTCGGACGCCGAGTCTCCACAGCGCCATGCCATCGATCTCCGCCGCCATCAAAGTTTGGGATGAAACACCGCTCCACCATCCCTCCAGCCAGCACTTGCTCCAAGACGATGCCCCCAGAAGGGAAAGCGATAGAACGCCATCATCATCCGATCCGGAAGACCCAGATCTGGGGTTTCCCCCTGAGCACCCCGAACCTGATGGCGCAGACTGCCAACGATGCCTCGACCATCGGCAGTAGCTCCACCATACGAGCGTCGCCTACGTCGCCGCAGCCTCCAAGATGAAGCTGACCAGAATGCATGTGTCGACACCGAACCGCCGCCACTTCCACCGCCGCTTGAGCAGCCCCCGAGCAACGCCTTCAGGAAGGAGCACGCCACCGTGGTGTCGTCGTCGCTTGGAACAGGGGGGTCTGAGGTTTTCACCTGAGCTCCTGGGAGGGGTGGA belongs to Triticum urartu cultivar G1812 chromosome 7, Tu2.1, whole genome shotgun sequence and includes:
- the LOC125521109 gene encoding transcription factor bHLH137 produces the protein MADFSSTHHHSLLKMPAVFTTNDASTPNISSFLLYNQTSHGQPPAPANACAAMVEDASRESSSAVLDNASLQASASVDRKRKATDDSTTLSSAHSKDCKDGKSRRKREKSSTEQDQEEAPKGYIHVRARRGQATDSHSLAERVRRERISERMRLLQTLVPGCDKVTGKALVLDEIINYVQSLQNQVEFLSMRIASMSPVLYGFGLDSDGLHDQAQKIGGMFQQEALAVPAPAASQAMMDTASYSLQGQGGISFSQSQSQDSGSYLMQSVGEQRQELLNQLVFSNMCSFQ